The proteins below come from a single Papaver somniferum cultivar HN1 chromosome 11, ASM357369v1, whole genome shotgun sequence genomic window:
- the LOC113321906 gene encoding uncharacterized protein LOC113321906, which yields MGEALLTSLSMENHHPSTLLSMDSCGASHEDFDLEMNRHTQNILSRPPDINLPLSAERSPPPQSWNPDSDTFDGGLGPQIYKTESLLSLSKVGRKCAKRVDSIWGAWFFFNFYFKPVLNEKSKGKVMRDSSGVSGFDKSDLQLDVFLVQHDMENMYMWVFKERPENALGKMQLRSYMNGHSRQGERPFPFSVDKGFVRSHRMQRKHYRGLSNPQCVHGIEVVHAPNLMILDEEERKRWIELTGRDLNFAIPAEASDFGSWRNLPNTEFELERPPPPLKATTSQPNAKRLLNGSGLNLSTQPSNHVNGDGMDLSPVCNKRRKDFFAHGNDDDCCLPINPHPDRASEMEIHPIEPHWLNDFSGVMKNVYGPVTAAKTIYEDEEGYLIIISMPFADLQRVKVTWRNTLTHGIVKISSVSTARMPFIKKHDRSFKLSDPFPEHCPPGEFVREIPLPTRIPEDANLEAYYDEAGTMLDIMVPKHHEGSEEHEVHVCLRPHLGANDLLLS from the coding sequence ATGGGTGAAGCTCTGCTCACAAGTCTTTCCATGGAAAATCATCACCCATCCACACTGCTGTCCATGGATTCTTGTGGTGCTTCTCATGAGGATTTTGACTTAGAGATGAATCGGCATACACAGAATATTCTTTCGCGACCTCCGGATATCAATCTTCCGTTGTCAGCCGAACGAAGTCCACCTCCACAATCATGGAACCCTGATTCAGATACATTTGATGGCGGTTTGGGTCCTCAAATTTATAAGACCGAGTCACTTCTCAGTTTGTCTAAGGTAGGGAGGAAATGTGCAAAGCGGGTTGATAGCATCTGGGGTGCctggtttttcttcaacttttactTTAAGCCTGTACTGAATGAAAAGTCCAAGGGCAAGGTTATGAGGGATAGTAGTGGGGTTTCTGGTTTTGACAAATCAGATCTCCAACTTGATGTTTTCTTGGTTCAGCATGACATGGAAAATATGTACATGTGGGTGTTTAAGGAAAGGCCAGAAAATGCATTGGGTAAGATGCAGCTGAGAAGCTATATGAATGGGCATTCAAGACAAGGGGAGCGTCCATTTCCCTTTAGTGTGGACAAAGGTTTTGTGAGATCTCACAGAATGCAGCGGAAACATTATAGGGGACTCTCGAACCCTCAGTGTGTGCACGGGATTGAGGTTGTTCATGCTCCAAACCTCATGATTCTTGACGAGGAAGAACGAAAGAGGTGGATAGAGCTCACGGGTCGAGATTTGAACTTTGCAATCCCAGCTGAAGCAAGTGATTTTGGTTCATGGAGGAACCTTCCAAACACAGAGTTTGAGCTTGAGAGGCCACCACCTCCACTGAAGGCCACCACCTCACAACCCAATGCAAAGAGATTGCTTAATGGGTCTGGTTTAAATTTGTCAACCCAACCATCAAATCATGTTAATGGTGATGGAATGGATCTTTCACCTGTCTGCAACAAACGAAGAAAGGATTTTTTCGCACATGGAAATGATGATGACTGTTGTTTGCCGATAAACCCCCACCCAGATAGAGCCAGTGAAATGGAGATTCACCCAATTGAGCCGCATTGGTTGAACGACTTTAGTGGGGTAATGAAAAATGTGTATGGACCTGTGACAGCTGCGAAAACTATTTACGAGGATGAAGAAGGGTACTTGATCATTATTAGCATGCCTTTTGCAGATTTGCAGAGGGTGAAAGTTACTTGGAGGAATACACTCACTCACGGCATTGTAAAGATATCAAGTGTCAGTACAGCTCGCATGCCATTCATCAAGAAGCATGACAGGTCATTTAAGCTCTCTGATCCTTTTCCGGAGCATTGTCCCCCAGGAGAATTTGTAAGGGAAATACCTCTTCCTACTCGAATTCCAGAGGATGCTAACCTGGAGGCATACTATGACGAGGCGGGAACTATGCTCGACATTATGGTGCCAAAACACCATGAGGGATCAGAAGAACATGAGGTTCATGTATGCCTGCGCCCTCACCTAGGAGCCAATGACCTGCTTTTAAGTTGA